One Microbacterium sp. W4I20 DNA window includes the following coding sequences:
- a CDS encoding aldo/keto reductase: MTYIAEPTRYDTIQTARSGRSGLILPRVSLGLWNNFGEDRTLETQREILRRAFDLGVFHFDLANNYGPPAGSAERNYGRIHQLDFRPYRDELVISTKAGYQMWDGPFGEWGSRKTMIASLDQSLQRLGLDYVDIYYSHRPDPETPIEETMGALATAVRQGKALYVGISNYYTPEETQAASAALRAEGVPLTIHQPRYNMFDRRIEEEGLLDTLTELGVGAIAFSPLDQGLLTDRYLKGIPSDSRAATGRWMSESNITEEYLDRARALNDIAASRGQSLAQLAIQWVLRDPAVTSALIGASSVAQLEDTLRALDGAPFTDDELASLDPLAAKPA, from the coding sequence ATGACGTACATTGCTGAGCCCACCCGGTACGACACCATCCAGACTGCGCGTTCCGGACGGAGCGGGCTGATCCTGCCGCGCGTCTCGCTCGGGCTGTGGAACAACTTCGGCGAGGACCGCACGCTCGAGACGCAGCGGGAGATCCTGCGCCGCGCGTTCGACCTGGGCGTGTTCCACTTCGATCTGGCGAACAACTACGGCCCGCCGGCGGGCAGCGCGGAGCGCAACTACGGGCGCATCCACCAGCTCGACTTCCGGCCGTACCGCGATGAGCTGGTCATCTCCACGAAGGCCGGCTACCAGATGTGGGACGGCCCGTTCGGCGAGTGGGGTTCGCGCAAGACGATGATCGCGTCGCTGGACCAGTCGCTGCAGCGGCTCGGTCTCGACTACGTCGACATCTACTACTCGCACCGTCCCGACCCGGAGACTCCGATCGAGGAGACCATGGGCGCTCTCGCGACGGCCGTGCGCCAGGGCAAGGCGCTCTACGTCGGCATCTCGAACTACTACACACCGGAGGAGACCCAGGCGGCGTCGGCTGCCCTGCGTGCCGAGGGGGTGCCGCTGACCATCCACCAGCCGCGCTACAACATGTTCGACCGGCGCATCGAGGAGGAGGGGCTGCTCGACACCCTGACCGAGCTCGGCGTCGGCGCGATCGCGTTCTCCCCGCTCGACCAGGGGCTGCTCACGGACCGCTACCTGAAGGGCATCCCGAGCGACTCCCGCGCGGCGACCGGCCGGTGGATGTCCGAGTCGAACATCACCGAGGAGTACCTCGACCGGGCGCGGGCTCTGAACGACATCGCCGCATCGCGCGGTCAGTCGCTGGCGCAGCTCGCGATTCAGTGGGTGCTGCGCGACCCCGCCGTCACGAGCGCGCTCATCGGCGCCTCGAGCGTGGCGCAGCTCGAGGACACGCTCCGTGCCCTCGACGGTGCTCCGTTCACCGACGACGAGCTCGCGAGCCTCGACCCGCTGGCGGCAAAGCCCGCGTGA
- a CDS encoding FadR/GntR family transcriptional regulator, giving the protein MTSLRREPLAEQAAEALLARIRGGEWALGQKLPGETTLAPQLGVGRSTIREAIRQLAGRGVLASRQGSGVFVIALEPPEDWGDVLRRADIASVIEARVAVEVEASALAAERRTPAEMRAITRAAEQRRVRRSSIEEHVDADIAFHRSVVTAAHNPVLTELFDSFTPLSRQAMIAMLRLHSDYGSDDDQRVHDRIVDAIADRDTESAARLAREHLLTLKSGLL; this is encoded by the coding sequence ATGACATCGTTGCGACGCGAACCTCTTGCCGAGCAGGCAGCCGAGGCATTGCTCGCGCGCATCCGCGGAGGCGAGTGGGCGCTCGGGCAGAAGCTCCCGGGCGAGACGACGCTCGCCCCGCAGCTCGGCGTCGGCCGCTCCACGATCCGCGAGGCGATCCGACAGCTCGCCGGGCGTGGCGTGCTCGCGAGCCGTCAGGGCTCGGGCGTGTTCGTCATCGCCCTCGAGCCGCCGGAGGACTGGGGCGACGTGCTTCGGCGCGCGGACATCGCGTCGGTGATCGAGGCGCGCGTCGCGGTCGAGGTGGAGGCCTCAGCACTCGCTGCCGAACGCCGCACGCCGGCGGAGATGCGGGCGATCACGCGGGCCGCCGAGCAACGGCGAGTGCGGCGATCCAGCATCGAGGAGCACGTCGACGCCGACATCGCGTTCCACCGCAGCGTCGTCACCGCCGCGCACAACCCCGTGCTCACCGAACTGTTCGACAGCTTCACCCCGCTGAGCAGGCAGGCGATGATCGCGATGCTTCGCCTTCACTCCGATTACGGCAGCGACGACGATCAGCGCGTTCACGATCGGATCGTCGATGCCATCGCCGACCGCGACACGGAATCGGCCGCGAGGCTCGCGCGGGAACACCTGCTCACGCTGAAATCCGGCCTTCTCTGA